The Paenibacillus uliginis N3/975 genome has a window encoding:
- a CDS encoding peptide ABC transporter substrate-binding protein, with the protein MRRKSMLAVLTLLLIVSAFMSACGSSGGQDNNSSSPPAKNNEKPADPAPGGKTESPPKEQVFRFNLHSNPPTLDPGQAQDTVAFAVLNGLFEGLTRIDDKGEVLPGTAEKWDTSSDGTKYTFHLRKDAKWSNGDPVTAGDFEFSWKRVLDPKMEPAPPYAYQLYYIKGAEAYNTGKNVDPNSVAIKAVDANTLEVELEHSTPYFLSLLSFQTYFPVHSSVKDNPKWASEASTIVSNGPFKISEWKQQSSLEMVKNEHYYGQDEIKFTKVQMSMVDDSGSELNMYESDQIDYAGMPTGRIPNEQIPILKETKPDELEIKGIASSYYYLFNNKQEPFNNVNIRKALSRAIDRQLIVDKVTLGGQLPAFGIVPPGIAGEKGEYRSEHKDDYLKENIEEAKALLQKGLEELGLSAMPEFTLAYNTDESHKKVAEAVADMWSKNLGIKVKIENQEWGVFLKNRTALNYQMARAGWTTDYNDPMSFIDLYMTGSGNNDIGYSNPEFDKLVREAKQSLDNKERMELMAKAERMMIEQDQAILPLYYYTNVGLKKPNLKNVFIDYQGMINYSRGYFE; encoded by the coding sequence ATGAGACGTAAATCCATGCTGGCCGTGCTGACACTATTACTAATCGTAAGCGCTTTTATGAGTGCTTGCGGCAGCAGCGGCGGCCAAGACAACAACTCATCATCGCCTCCGGCGAAGAACAATGAAAAGCCCGCTGATCCGGCACCTGGAGGCAAGACCGAATCGCCGCCAAAGGAACAGGTATTCCGCTTTAATCTGCATTCGAACCCGCCAACGCTTGATCCCGGTCAGGCGCAAGACACCGTGGCATTCGCCGTGCTGAACGGTCTGTTCGAAGGGTTGACGCGGATCGATGACAAGGGCGAGGTCCTCCCGGGCACTGCCGAGAAATGGGATACCTCCTCCGATGGGACCAAGTACACCTTCCATCTGCGGAAGGACGCGAAATGGTCGAACGGGGACCCCGTCACTGCGGGAGACTTCGAGTTCTCGTGGAAGCGGGTGCTCGATCCAAAGATGGAGCCGGCACCGCCGTACGCCTATCAGCTGTACTATATCAAGGGCGCGGAAGCATACAACACCGGGAAGAACGTCGACCCAAATTCGGTAGCCATCAAGGCTGTCGATGCCAACACGCTTGAGGTCGAGCTGGAGCATTCCACTCCGTACTTTTTAAGTCTTCTTTCATTCCAGACCTATTTCCCGGTTCATTCCTCCGTCAAAGACAATCCGAAATGGGCATCTGAGGCCAGCACCATTGTTTCGAACGGCCCGTTCAAAATCAGCGAATGGAAGCAGCAAAGCTCGCTGGAGATGGTGAAAAATGAGCATTACTACGGCCAGGATGAAATTAAATTCACTAAGGTGCAAATGTCCATGGTCGACGATTCGGGCTCGGAGCTGAACATGTACGAGTCCGACCAGATTGATTACGCCGGCATGCCGACCGGACGCATTCCGAACGAGCAAATTCCAATTTTAAAGGAGACGAAACCGGACGAACTGGAGATTAAGGGAATCGCCTCCAGCTACTACTATTTGTTCAACAATAAGCAGGAACCGTTCAATAACGTCAACATCCGCAAAGCGCTGTCGAGGGCGATCGACCGCCAGCTGATTGTCGACAAGGTGACTCTCGGCGGACAGCTGCCCGCATTTGGCATCGTTCCTCCGGGAATCGCGGGCGAGAAAGGCGAATACCGCTCCGAACACAAGGACGATTATCTCAAAGAAAATATAGAAGAAGCGAAGGCGCTGCTGCAAAAGGGGCTCGAAGAGCTGGGACTGTCCGCCATGCCTGAATTTACGCTCGCCTACAATACCGATGAAAGTCACAAAAAGGTAGCCGAGGCCGTCGCCGACATGTGGAGCAAAAATCTCGGCATCAAAGTGAAAATCGAGAACCAGGAATGGGGCGTCTTCCTGAAGAACCGGACCGCGCTCAACTATCAGATGGCCCGAGCTGGATGGACGACCGACTATAACGACCCAATGTCCTTCATCGATCTGTACATGACCGGAAGCGGCAACAATGATATCGGTTACAGCAATCCGGAATTCGACAAGCTCGTCCGGGAGGCGAAGCAATCATTGGATAACAAGGAACGGATGGAATTAATGGCAAAGGCGGAGCGCATGATGATCGAGCAGGATCAGGCCATTCTTCCGCTGTACTACTACACGAATGTTGGGCTCAAGAAGCCGAATCTCAAGAACGTGTTTATCGATTATCAGGGAATGATCAACTACAGCCGGGGTTACTTCGAATAA
- a CDS encoding ABC transporter permease, translating to MIRYSLTKLFYLILSLWVLASVTFLLMKAIPGDPFMSEKAVPPEIRARLMAQYGLDKPLYEQYFVYLSNLAKGDLGISMKMLDREVGQTIRDAFPYSLKLGVVSIIVSVVIGVSLGMIAALRHRKLLDSASMVIAVLGVSVPSFVLASFFQYIFGVKLKWLHVVGLNGPLDYIMPTLALSALAIAFIARLTRSNMLEVLSADYIKTAKAKGLSRGAIVRRHVLRNGILPVVTYLGPLTANVVTGSFIIEQIFGIGGLGKIFVTSISNRDYSLIMGITLFYGLILMCARFITDIAYGLIDPRIALVSRKEKSA from the coding sequence ATGATTCGGTACTCCTTGACCAAGCTGTTCTATCTCATCCTATCGCTGTGGGTGCTGGCTTCCGTTACCTTTTTGCTCATGAAGGCCATTCCCGGCGATCCATTCATGTCGGAAAAAGCAGTTCCACCGGAAATCCGCGCCCGGCTGATGGCCCAATACGGACTGGATAAACCGCTGTATGAGCAATATTTCGTCTATTTATCCAACCTAGCGAAAGGCGATTTGGGCATTTCGATGAAAATGCTGGACCGCGAAGTCGGCCAGACGATTCGCGATGCCTTCCCCTATTCCCTGAAGCTCGGCGTCGTCTCGATTATCGTCTCTGTCGTCATCGGTGTTAGCCTTGGCATGATTGCGGCGCTGCGGCATCGCAAGCTACTCGACTCCGCCTCGATGGTCATCGCCGTTCTGGGCGTATCGGTCCCCAGCTTTGTACTGGCCTCCTTCTTCCAATATATTTTCGGCGTGAAGCTGAAATGGCTGCATGTCGTCGGCCTAAACGGTCCGCTTGATTACATTATGCCGACCCTGGCGCTCTCCGCCCTGGCTATCGCTTTCATCGCGCGCCTGACGCGCTCGAACATGCTGGAAGTGCTCTCGGCCGATTATATTAAGACCGCCAAGGCCAAAGGTTTGTCCCGTGGCGCCATCGTTCGCCGGCATGTGCTGCGCAACGGCATTCTGCCTGTTGTCACTTATCTCGGGCCACTTACGGCCAACGTTGTGACAGGTTCCTTCATCATCGAGCAAATATTCGGAATCGGGGGGCTCGGCAAAATATTCGTCACGAGTATCAGCAACCGCGACTACTCGCTTATTATGGGCATTACCCTATTCTACGGGCTGATTCTGATGTGCGCCCGCTTCATCACCGACATCGCGTACGGGTTGATCGATCCCCGCATTGCTCTTGTCTCGAGAAAGGAGAAGTCCGCATGA
- a CDS encoding ABC transporter permease, which produces MTMFHSPAEERPLAPDDFRKADVSEHAAEAIVQESISAWRDAWLRLRDNRVAMTGLVFLLLIIVMAIIGPMLTPYDYYSNNLEKTNLPPSAEHWFGTDDLGRDMFARTWMGARISLTVGFSAAAINLVIGVIYGGIMGYVGGRIDEVMNKISEIIYSIPDLLVAILLVVVFEPSLGTIILALCVTGWINMSWIVRGQMMQLKNQEYALASRSLGSSGMRILFRHLLPNAMGPIIVTLTLAVPAAIFSEAVLSFLGLGVQSPAASWGTMINDALKAMIIHPWRLAFPALFISLMMLCFNLFGDGLRDALDPKMKK; this is translated from the coding sequence ATGACAATGTTCCATTCCCCGGCTGAAGAACGCCCTCTCGCCCCAGACGATTTCCGGAAGGCGGACGTCAGCGAACATGCGGCGGAAGCGATCGTACAGGAAAGCATATCCGCATGGCGTGACGCATGGCTGCGGCTGCGCGACAATCGGGTTGCCATGACGGGCCTTGTCTTCTTGCTGCTCATCATCGTCATGGCCATCATTGGCCCGATGCTAACGCCTTACGATTACTACTCCAATAATTTGGAGAAGACGAATCTACCGCCTTCCGCCGAGCATTGGTTCGGAACGGACGATCTCGGCCGCGACATGTTCGCCCGCACGTGGATGGGTGCCCGCATTTCTCTTACCGTCGGCTTCTCCGCCGCGGCCATCAATCTCGTCATCGGTGTTATCTACGGCGGCATCATGGGTTATGTCGGAGGACGGATCGACGAGGTGATGAACAAAATCTCCGAAATCATCTATTCCATTCCGGATCTGCTCGTGGCGATTCTGCTCGTTGTCGTCTTCGAACCGAGCCTGGGCACGATTATTTTGGCGCTGTGCGTGACCGGCTGGATCAATATGTCCTGGATCGTGCGCGGGCAGATGATGCAGCTCAAAAATCAGGAATATGCTCTCGCTTCCCGTTCCCTGGGCTCGTCGGGCATGCGCATTCTGTTCCGGCATCTCCTGCCGAATGCCATGGGCCCGATTATCGTCACCTTGACCTTGGCAGTGCCGGCAGCTATCTTCAGCGAAGCGGTGCTCAGCTTCCTCGGGCTGGGCGTGCAATCGCCGGCCGCATCATGGGGGACGATGATTAACGACGCGCTTAAGGCCATGATCATTCATCCTTGGCGTCTTGCCTTCCCTGCGCTGTTCATCAGCTTGATGATGCTGTGCTTCAATCTGTTCGGAGACGGGCTGCGCGATGCGCTCGATCCAAAGATGAAAAAATAA
- a CDS encoding ABC transporter ATP-binding protein, whose amino-acid sequence MQRLLEVQDLRVSFHVRGGEVQAVRGIGFHVQPGEAVAIVGESGCGKSVTAQAIMRLLPHPPARIHQGAIRFQGKDLLHMKEREMQSIRGKDIGMIFQDPMTSLNPTMTIGRQITEVLTKHQHMTAQEAKRRAIEMLEMVGIPHSASRFSQYPHEFSGGMRQRAMIAMALACRPALLIADEPTTALDVTIQAQILSVLKHLQREFGTSIILITHDLGIVADLCDRVIVMYAGQIVESGTKREIFKQPQHPYTRGLLRSLPRIDQSKDEPLVPIYGTPPDLAKPPTGCPFWARCNDAMRVCQQRQPESTAISGTHSANCWLLHPLAREVAR is encoded by the coding sequence ATGCAACGATTGCTCGAAGTCCAAGATCTCCGTGTCTCCTTTCACGTCCGCGGCGGCGAGGTGCAAGCGGTGCGCGGCATCGGATTCCATGTCCAGCCCGGCGAGGCCGTCGCCATCGTCGGCGAATCCGGCTGCGGCAAGAGCGTGACTGCCCAAGCGATCATGCGTCTTCTGCCGCATCCTCCCGCCCGCATTCATCAAGGAGCTATCCGGTTCCAGGGAAAAGATCTACTGCACATGAAGGAGCGGGAAATGCAGTCCATCCGGGGCAAGGATATCGGGATGATCTTCCAGGATCCGATGACATCGCTCAATCCCACGATGACGATCGGCCGCCAGATTACTGAGGTGCTGACAAAACATCAACACATGACAGCACAGGAAGCCAAGCGGCGGGCGATAGAGATGCTGGAGATGGTCGGTATCCCCCATTCAGCCTCGCGTTTCTCCCAATATCCGCATGAGTTCTCCGGGGGCATGAGGCAGCGGGCCATGATCGCCATGGCCTTGGCCTGCCGCCCGGCTCTGCTCATCGCAGACGAGCCGACAACGGCGCTCGACGTGACGATCCAGGCCCAGATTCTGAGCGTGCTCAAGCATCTACAGCGCGAATTTGGGACATCGATCATTTTGATTACGCATGATCTTGGCATTGTGGCGGATCTGTGCGATCGCGTCATCGTCATGTATGCGGGGCAAATCGTCGAGTCCGGCACGAAACGGGAAATATTCAAGCAGCCGCAGCATCCGTATACCCGAGGCCTGCTGCGTTCCCTACCGCGGATCGATCAGAGCAAGGATGAGCCTCTCGTGCCGATTTACGGCACGCCGCCCGATCTGGCCAAGCCGCCGACAGGCTGCCCGTTCTGGGCCCGCTGCAACGACGCAATGCGCGTCTGCCAGCAGCGGCAACCGGAATCGACCGCCATCAGCGGAACCCACAGCGCGAACTGCTGGCTGCTGCATCCGCTGGCCCGGGAGGTGGCCAGATGA
- a CDS encoding ABC transporter ATP-binding protein — translation MSTEPLLRINRLSKHFHLGRGQTLKAVHDISLTVRRGETLGMVGESGCGKSTAGRTILRLYEPTEGEAWYGGTNIYRLKPRQLKAFRREMQMIFQDPYASLNPRMTIMDIIGEALDIHRLADSRQARRKRVEELLYLVGLNPDHATRYPHEFSGGQRQRIGIARALAVDPKFIICDEPISALDVSIQAQVVNLLQDLQKRLGLTYLFIAHDLSMVKHISDRVAVMYLGQIVELADSGALYADPLHPYTRSLMSAIPVPDPDIEAGKERIVLSGELPSPLNPPSGCSFRTRCPYAIETCAEHKPEFREAKPGHYVACHLA, via the coding sequence ATGAGCACAGAGCCATTGCTCCGGATCAACCGGCTGAGCAAGCATTTCCACCTTGGACGGGGCCAGACGCTGAAGGCCGTCCATGACATCAGCTTAACCGTTCGCAGAGGAGAGACGCTCGGGATGGTAGGCGAATCGGGGTGCGGCAAATCGACGGCGGGACGGACCATCCTCCGCTTATACGAGCCGACGGAAGGGGAAGCCTGGTACGGAGGAACGAATATTTACCGGCTGAAGCCGCGGCAGCTCAAGGCGTTCCGCCGCGAGATGCAGATGATCTTCCAGGACCCGTACGCATCGCTAAATCCGCGTATGACCATTATGGACATTATCGGGGAGGCACTGGACATTCACCGTCTCGCCGACAGCCGTCAGGCGCGCAGGAAGCGGGTCGAGGAGCTGCTTTATCTTGTCGGGCTCAATCCCGATCATGCCACCCGCTATCCCCATGAGTTCTCGGGCGGCCAACGCCAGCGCATCGGAATCGCCCGCGCGCTGGCGGTCGATCCGAAGTTCATTATTTGCGACGAACCGATCTCGGCGCTGGACGTATCGATACAGGCCCAGGTCGTCAATCTGCTGCAGGATCTACAGAAGCGTCTTGGACTGACCTACCTGTTCATTGCTCATGATCTGTCCATGGTCAAGCATATTAGCGATCGGGTTGCCGTCATGTATTTGGGGCAGATCGTGGAACTGGCTGACAGCGGGGCGCTGTATGCAGATCCGCTTCACCCGTATACACGCTCTCTCATGTCCGCCATTCCCGTCCCCGATCCCGACATCGAGGCCGGCAAAGAGCGTATCGTGCTGAGCGGCGAACTGCCGAGTCCGCTGAATCCGCCGAGCGGTTGCTCCTTCCGGACGCGATGCCCATACGCGATCGAGACCTGCGCCGAGCACAAGCCCGAGTTCCGGGAAGCGAAGCCAGGACATTATGTCGCCTGCCATCTGGCCTAG
- a CDS encoding sensor histidine kinase: protein MDNFWIEELFYGFTLAAIPVIIHYFYKQVFRVCVFNGVYTFIFYCLYYVLSLALHFSSLSGTYILLMNAVFIILLGFLYKGRTAWKIGVAFFIIVVIVLADIAMMVQVQNTTDYIFSLFFSKILIFLIMQIILRLAQSIGDGHLNKGYWMILFLCPLFSIIGIHQLTMNLSYRIYSNMFPIISSSLLFINLLVLILCDRILRIQSTQIKNSLLEQQNAYYIHQYLISKNRQEEMSKFQHDFKNILLGLRSQLRSEHEKVSMKQLDDLLGNINDAVGSCNTGCMIIDSIINYKQKIAHQLKIPVNLDINIPPNLQLDSVAISIILGNILDNAIEACKANTTSDPYINIYIHYMNESLFLKVVNSYAHKIITNHRGNIISNKPDKYKHGIGLSSVKKVVEEHQGICDISYEDQIFKVEIVLFEISKELNVKSN from the coding sequence TTGGATAATTTTTGGATAGAAGAACTATTCTATGGATTTACACTCGCTGCGATTCCTGTAATTATTCATTATTTCTATAAGCAGGTTTTTAGGGTTTGTGTTTTCAATGGAGTGTATACTTTCATATTTTACTGCTTATATTATGTGCTCAGTTTGGCCTTACACTTCAGTTCTTTGTCCGGTACATATATTTTACTAATGAATGCGGTGTTCATCATATTATTAGGATTTCTTTATAAAGGGCGTACGGCATGGAAGATAGGCGTGGCTTTTTTCATTATTGTGGTCATTGTACTTGCTGACATAGCCATGATGGTTCAGGTTCAAAATACTACGGATTATATCTTTAGTTTGTTCTTCTCAAAGATACTTATTTTTTTAATCATGCAAATCATATTAAGGCTGGCGCAATCTATTGGCGACGGTCATTTAAATAAAGGGTATTGGATGATATTGTTCCTATGCCCGCTATTCAGCATTATCGGAATTCATCAACTCACAATGAACCTTTCATACCGAATATACTCTAATATGTTTCCCATTATTTCTAGCAGTTTATTATTTATCAATTTATTAGTGTTGATTTTATGCGATCGTATATTACGTATCCAATCCACCCAGATCAAAAACAGCCTTCTGGAACAGCAAAACGCTTATTACATTCATCAATATTTAATTTCAAAGAACAGACAAGAAGAAATGAGCAAGTTTCAACATGATTTCAAAAATATACTGTTAGGTTTGCGTTCCCAACTCCGGTCAGAACATGAAAAAGTCAGCATGAAGCAACTGGATGATCTTCTAGGAAACATCAATGATGCTGTGGGCAGTTGTAACACGGGTTGTATGATTATCGACTCCATTATTAATTATAAACAGAAGATCGCCCATCAATTGAAGATCCCCGTTAATCTGGATATAAACATTCCGCCGAATTTACAGTTAGACAGTGTAGCAATAAGCATTATTCTAGGGAATATTCTGGATAATGCCATTGAAGCGTGTAAAGCTAATACTACTTCTGATCCATATATCAATATATATATTCATTACATGAACGAGTCCCTTTTTTTAAAAGTGGTAAATTCCTATGCCCACAAAATTATTACTAATCATCGTGGCAATATCATCTCAAATAAACCGGATAAATATAAACATGGAATAGGGTTAAGCAGCGTTAAAAAAGTGGTAGAAGAACATCAAGGCATATGCGATATCTCTTATGAAGATCAGATATTTAAAGTTGAAATTGTTTTGTTTGAGATATCGAAAGAGCTGAATGTGAAGAGCAACTAG
- a CDS encoding LytR/AlgR family response regulator transcription factor — protein MIRIAICDDDFEMAEQIENLVDSFQQKHAEEIETDIFYSGEKLREEIKQSCPYEIMLMDIEMKGLNGVDVGHMLRADENNDLVQLIYISSHEKYHMQLFDVQPSGFISKPIQPDLFERKLVSAIQKIKRRSKDNRRRLLRLQQKGSESLIPFKDIIYLESNSRKIILHTKTEQIEYYSTLNKENEKLFSDEFIRTHQSYIINFYHVKQITSKKIVLLNGLELPISERYVASVKKSYLTFRGNLIG, from the coding sequence ATGATTCGCATTGCAATTTGTGATGATGACTTTGAAATGGCTGAACAAATTGAAAATTTGGTAGATTCCTTTCAACAAAAGCATGCCGAGGAAATTGAAACCGATATTTTTTATTCGGGGGAAAAGTTAAGAGAGGAAATAAAGCAGAGCTGCCCATACGAAATCATGTTGATGGATATTGAAATGAAGGGACTTAATGGGGTAGACGTTGGCCATATGTTAAGAGCGGATGAAAATAATGACTTGGTTCAGCTCATTTACATATCAAGCCATGAAAAGTATCATATGCAGCTTTTTGATGTTCAGCCGTCAGGATTTATTAGTAAACCTATTCAGCCTGACCTCTTTGAGCGAAAGCTAGTATCAGCTATTCAGAAGATTAAACGCAGGTCCAAGGACAACAGAAGACGATTATTACGATTGCAGCAAAAAGGAAGCGAGTCCCTAATCCCTTTTAAAGATATTATTTATCTGGAAAGTAATAGTCGAAAAATTATCTTGCATACTAAAACGGAACAAATCGAATATTACAGTACTTTGAATAAAGAAAATGAGAAGTTATTTAGTGATGAATTTATACGAACCCATCAATCGTATATCATTAATTTCTATCATGTGAAACAAATCACTTCTAAGAAGATTGTATTACTGAATGGTTTGGAGTTACCGATCAGCGAAAGATATGTTGCCTCTGTTAAAAAAAGCTATTTAACATTCAGGGGGAATTTAATTGGATAA
- a CDS encoding ABC transporter ATP-binding protein: MSTTIFEAKGLGKRYGKSYALQHINMVVEQGDIYGLIGENGAGKTTLMRIISGLIYPTEGSIALLGQHKPSDIIQARKQLGILIERPALYPHLNALENLTFYCKVYGIGDLSRIHEVLEWVSLSDAGNKKASEYSLGMQQRLGLAIALLNHPKFLVLDEPINGLDPSGIVEIRKILTRLARENEVTILISSHILSELQLMATKFGFIHKGKLVRELPLEELKESAKAHYCIKTANPAAVMEIMQQELNITNITLSETGEVFIPKDMVELEVLLSIFLKHGIHIEAINLSATNLENYYMNLIGAM; the protein is encoded by the coding sequence TTGAGTACAACGATCTTTGAGGCCAAAGGATTAGGCAAGCGATACGGGAAGAGCTACGCTCTTCAACATATCAATATGGTTGTAGAACAAGGTGATATCTATGGACTGATTGGAGAGAACGGTGCAGGTAAGACTACCCTAATGCGGATTATTAGCGGGCTGATCTATCCTACTGAGGGGAGTATCGCTCTATTAGGTCAACACAAACCTAGTGATATTATTCAGGCTAGAAAACAATTGGGAATTCTGATCGAAAGACCTGCTTTATACCCGCATCTAAACGCCTTGGAGAATTTGACCTTTTATTGCAAAGTATACGGAATTGGCGATCTTTCGAGAATTCATGAAGTGTTGGAATGGGTTTCTTTATCAGATGCAGGAAATAAAAAAGCTTCAGAATATTCCTTGGGCATGCAGCAAAGATTAGGGCTTGCCATCGCATTACTGAATCACCCGAAATTCCTTGTTTTAGATGAGCCTATTAATGGACTCGATCCTTCAGGAATTGTGGAAATAAGAAAAATATTGACTAGATTAGCACGTGAAAATGAAGTGACTATACTTATTTCCAGCCACATTTTAAGCGAACTTCAACTCATGGCAACAAAATTTGGATTTATACACAAGGGAAAACTGGTTAGAGAACTGCCTCTGGAAGAGCTAAAGGAGTCGGCAAAAGCTCACTATTGTATCAAGACGGCTAACCCAGCTGCAGTCATGGAGATCATGCAACAAGAACTGAATATAACGAATATTACCCTATCTGAGACAGGGGAGGTATTCATTCCTAAAGATATGGTTGAATTAGAAGTTCTGTTGTCTATATTTTTGAAGCATGGGATACACATTGAAGCAATTAACCTGTCTGCTACTAATCTTGAAAATTACTATATGAATCTGATAGGAGCCATGTAA
- a CDS encoding ABC transporter permease → MRNFLKGQTYYIMRDTAFMGISLLFLIVGILLPIWIGNKTNFQLNNWIEPLTQVTPLSLFLYFIIPIYLSFFVTEGFEHGSIKHIIASGYSRSKYITGKFMSAVQAITWWVFQFFGTFYVVYILAAWISGSSSDHQNSNNDLVTAATAITFNILYLAAYAAIIMLVSILAKRTATAVVATFMIIFGDFLISGYFKNSSSNVLLWLSEHTLTTQIMKFSGVYVVNSEHIVLSGLSDYLNALAIPLILIGFCLSITYILFRKKDIQS, encoded by the coding sequence ATGAGGAATTTTTTAAAGGGCCAAACCTATTATATAATGCGGGATACCGCATTTATGGGAATTAGCCTACTGTTCTTAATAGTTGGTATTCTGCTTCCGATTTGGATAGGGAATAAAACGAATTTTCAGCTTAATAACTGGATAGAACCGTTAACTCAGGTTACTCCCTTATCTTTATTTCTCTATTTTATAATTCCGATATACTTAAGCTTCTTCGTTACAGAAGGCTTCGAGCATGGTTCAATCAAGCATATCATTGCTTCCGGGTACAGTAGATCAAAGTACATCACCGGAAAATTCATGTCTGCCGTTCAGGCAATAACTTGGTGGGTCTTCCAATTCTTCGGAACCTTCTATGTTGTATATATTTTAGCTGCCTGGATCTCAGGTTCTAGTTCGGATCATCAAAATTCAAACAATGATTTAGTTACGGCAGCAACTGCGATCACGTTCAACATTCTGTATTTAGCTGCGTATGCGGCCATCATTATGCTAGTTAGCATACTTGCTAAGCGAACAGCAACAGCCGTAGTTGCCACCTTCATGATTATATTCGGTGATTTCTTGATAAGCGGCTATTTCAAGAATAGTTCTTCTAACGTTTTACTTTGGCTATCTGAACATACGCTAACCACACAAATTATGAAATTTTCTGGCGTTTATGTCGTTAATTCCGAACATATTGTGCTTTCCGGATTATCTGACTATTTGAATGCACTGGCAATTCCCTTGATCTTGATAGGCTTCTGCTTGAGCATAACTTACATTTTGTTTAGGAAGAAGGATATTCAATCTTGA
- a CDS encoding ferritin, which produces MLSEKLLSKLNDQMNYEFYSSQVYLAMAAYCSSESFDGFANFFIMQSEEEKYHGMRIFHFINALGKRAIVSGMEHPQNEYSSLLNAFEHSFEHEKTVTKRIYELSDIAWDEREHATINFLKWFIDEQVEEEATFDSIIQKLRRIDNDSNAFYMLDSELAKRTFTPPAGEA; this is translated from the coding sequence ATGTTAAGTGAAAAGCTGCTTTCGAAGTTGAACGATCAAATGAATTATGAATTTTATTCTTCTCAGGTGTACCTGGCCATGGCGGCCTATTGTTCATCGGAGAGCTTTGACGGGTTTGCGAACTTTTTCATCATGCAGTCAGAAGAAGAGAAGTATCACGGGATGAGAATTTTCCATTTTATAAACGCCTTGGGCAAACGCGCCATTGTCAGCGGTATGGAGCATCCTCAGAATGAATACAGTTCACTGTTGAACGCCTTTGAGCATTCCTTCGAGCATGAGAAGACGGTGACCAAGCGAATTTATGAATTGTCCGATATCGCGTGGGATGAGCGGGAGCATGCGACGATTAACTTCCTCAAGTGGTTTATTGACGAGCAAGTAGAGGAAGAAGCAACCTTCGACAGCATCATTCAGAAGCTGCGTCGTATTGATAATGACAGCAACGCCTTCTATATGCTCGATTCCGAACTGGCCAAGCGCACGTTCACGCCACCGGCTGGCGAAGCTTAA
- a CDS encoding ECF transporter S component: protein MGKMKRALYIGSLAAAVGLLAVVLWMDKYYMPLSFLMIGLAMLPFFIRFERKTMKAEEILLIAMLGAIAAVSRVPFAPLPSVQPTSFVIMMSALVFGPEVGFLVGSIAAVVSNIFLGQGPWTPWQMFCWGMIGFTAGLLRNTWFMKSLWGKNIFGFSWGFLFGWIMNLWFLIGMYDHLSWKVFVSAYVASFYFDLAHALSNVFFITVFSAIWLKILLRVKSKYGLLHSSDIKLSDM, encoded by the coding sequence ATGGGGAAAATGAAGCGCGCGCTCTATATCGGAAGTTTAGCAGCAGCTGTTGGTTTACTCGCGGTCGTGCTATGGATGGATAAGTATTATATGCCTTTGAGCTTTCTGATGATTGGATTGGCGATGCTTCCCTTCTTCATTCGCTTTGAGCGGAAGACGATGAAGGCGGAGGAAATCCTTCTCATCGCGATGCTTGGCGCTATCGCTGCAGTGAGCCGTGTTCCGTTTGCACCGCTGCCAAGTGTACAGCCAACCTCTTTTGTCATTATGATGTCAGCTCTCGTGTTCGGGCCAGAGGTTGGATTTCTCGTGGGAAGCATTGCTGCAGTCGTATCAAATATTTTCCTTGGTCAAGGTCCGTGGACACCATGGCAAATGTTCTGCTGGGGTATGATCGGGTTTACAGCAGGATTATTGAGAAATACCTGGTTTATGAAGAGTCTATGGGGCAAAAATATATTCGGCTTTTCGTGGGGCTTTCTGTTCGGCTGGATTATGAATCTATGGTTCTTAATTGGCATGTATGATCATTTAAGCTGGAAAGTATTCGTATCCGCTTATGTGGCGAGCTTCTATTTCGATCTTGCCCATGCTCTGTCGAATGTATTTTTCATTACCGTTTTCTCGGCAATATGGTTGAAAATATTACTGCGAGTCAAGTCGAAATACGGTTTGCTGCATTCCAGTGACATAAAACTGTCGGATATGTAA